In a single window of the Zea mays cultivar B73 chromosome 5, Zm-B73-REFERENCE-NAM-5.0, whole genome shotgun sequence genome:
- the LOC103626512 gene encoding RING-H2 finger protein ATL79 translates to MAMAPQGQAEHGQVHVHDHQLGHRPEPNSRHPDPGAAATSSIATNRWGPYSGAGDFASNMAVILAALLTALALALALNAAVRYLLSRSRRARRGRAGSSSGERDRDSDANISDPEKLAVEAPPPPPPPALVYSAAGTKLAGAAAECAICLAEFADGDTVRVMPVCGHGFHARCIELWLAGGRRSSCPTCRAPAGAAAATPSSS, encoded by the coding sequence ATGGCGATGGCGCCTCAGGGGCAGGCCGAGCACGGCCAAGTCCACGTCCACGACCATCAGCTTGGCCACCGGCCCGAGCCCAACAGCAGGCACCCCGACCCCGGCGCGGCCGCCACGAGCAGCATCGCCACCAACCGGTGGGGGCCCTACTCCGGCGCCGGCGATTTTGCCAGCAACATGGCCGTCATCCTGGCCGCCCTGCTGACCGCGCTGGCGCTCGCCCTGGCGCTCAACGCCGCCGTGCGCTACCTCCTCAGTCGCAGCCGCCGAGCTCGGCGCGGTCGCGCCGGCTCCAGCTCCGGGGAGAGGGACAGGGACAGCGACGCCAACATCTCCGACCCGGAGAAGCTGGCCGTGGaggcgcccccgcccccgcccccgccagcCCTGGTTTACTCCGCGGCCGGGACCAAGCTGGCGGGCGCCGCGGCGGAGTGTGCCATCTGCCTGGCCGAGTTCGCAGACGGGGACACCGTGCGCGTCATGCCGGTCTGCGGCCACGGCTTCCACGCGCGATGCATCGAGCTCTGGCTCGCGGGGGGACGCCGCTCCTCCTGCCCGACGTGCCGCGCACCGGCCGGAGCTGCCGCGGCCACGCCATCGTCGTCGTGA
- the LOC100192023 gene encoding zinc finger-containing ubiquitin peptidase 1 isoform X3 has protein sequence MDMISSCPICNIQVLTVELEWHANSHFDDDQLQRDIELAHQIAVAESSTDTMNDPKHYSGSFTSDSNTIGASSSHSGYSHHYSELLDEQISCMVRAQIRSKVQEVEGGIMSLLRSCLESEAGSSKSMISGYIDHHQSLSSEDKGWGCGWRNIQMLSSHLLKQRQEAREVLFGGSGFVPDIPSLQRWLEIAWDKKFDTIGSSHFHNKVYGAKKWIGTTECATLFRSFGLRAKIVDFDSTESSDLQSKNSSHAASQVRGLMDKFLIKSNSPKSSSEFCQEDAESMRGQHALVDWVWNYFACERSDRLTTQRATVSNKTPLYFQHQGHSRTIVGIQKEMVHRGSQEQYTLLILDPGHRTADLERSLRSKNGWQRLVKRGVHTLRKPQYQKRWSN, from the exons ATGGACATGATATCATCCTGTCCCATCTGCAATATACAAGTTCTTACGGTTGAGCTGGAATG GCATGCCAATAGCCACTTTGATGACGATCAACTCCAAAGGGACATCGAATTAGCACATCAGATAGCAGTTGCTGAATCAAGTACAGATACCATG AATGACCCAAAACATTATAGTGGATCATTCACTAGTGACTCTAATACTATAGGGGCCTCATCGAGTCATAGTGGATACTCACACCATTACAGTGAGCTATTGGATGAACAAATCTCTTGTATGGTCAGAGCACAAATTCGAAGCAAAGTTCAAGAAGTGGAAGGCGGTATTATGAGCTTGTTGAGGAGCTGCTTGGAGTCAGAAGCTGGTTCCTCAAAAAGTATGATATCAGGCTATATTGACCATCATCAGAGTCTTTCATCAGAAGATAAGGGATGGGGCTGTGGATGGAGAAATATTCAGATGCTGAGCTCTCATCTATTGAAGCAAAGACAAGAAGCTAGAGAAGTATTATTTGGTGGTTCTGGATTTGTTCCTGACATCCCTTCACTCCAGAGGTGGCTTGAGATTGCTTGGGATAAAAAATTTGATACGATTGGCTCCAGCCACTTTCACAACAAAGTTTATGGTGCCAAGAAGTGGATAGGGACTACAGAATGTGCTACCCTCTTCCGCTCTTTTGGCCTCCGTGCAAAGATTGTAGATTTTGATAGCACAGAATCATCCGACCTCCAAAGTAAGAACAGTAGCCATGCAGCAAGTCAAGTACGAGGACTTATGGATAAGTTCTTAATAAAGAGTAATTCCCCTAAATCATCGTCTGAATTTTGTCAAGAGGATGCTGAAAGTATGAGAGGCCAACACGCCCTTGTTGACTGGGTTTGGAACTATTTTGCATGTGAGCGCTCTGATAGATTAACCACACAGCGTGCCACTGTCAGCAATAAAAC ACCACTCTATTTTCAACATCAAGGTCATTCAAGGACAATTGTTGGGATTCAAAAGGAAATGGTTCACCGTGGATCTCAAGAACAATACACCCTTTTGATTTTAGATCCTGGTCAT AGAACTGCAGATCTAGAAAGGTCCCTAAGAAGCAAAAATGGATGGCAGCGTCTGGTGAAGAGAGGTGTCCACACGCTCAGGAAGCCACAGTATCAG AAGAGATGGAGCAACTGA
- the LOC100192023 gene encoding zinc finger-containing ubiquitin peptidase 1 isoform X1, translating into MDMISSCPICNIQVLTVELEWHANSHFDDDQLQRDIELAHQIAVAESSTDTMNDPKHYSGSFTSDSNTIGASSSHSGYSHHYSELLDEQISCMVRAQIRSKVQEVEGGIMSLLRSCLESEAGSSKSMISGYIDHHQSLSSEDKGWGCGWRNIQMLSSHLLKQRQEAREVLFGGSGFVPDIPSLQRWLEIAWDKKFDTIGSSHFHNKVYGAKKWIGTTECATLFRSFGLRAKIVDFDSTESSDLQSKNSSHAASQVRGLMDKFLIKSNSPKSSSEFCQEDAESMRGQHALVDWVWNYFACERSDRLTTQRATVSNKTPLYFQHQGHSRTIVGIQKEMVHRGSQEQYTLLILDPGHRTADLERSLRSKNGWQRLVKRGVHTLRKPQYQLCYVDPGIASSEEMEQLKTIDSMLVRF; encoded by the exons ATGGACATGATATCATCCTGTCCCATCTGCAATATACAAGTTCTTACGGTTGAGCTGGAATG GCATGCCAATAGCCACTTTGATGACGATCAACTCCAAAGGGACATCGAATTAGCACATCAGATAGCAGTTGCTGAATCAAGTACAGATACCATG AATGACCCAAAACATTATAGTGGATCATTCACTAGTGACTCTAATACTATAGGGGCCTCATCGAGTCATAGTGGATACTCACACCATTACAGTGAGCTATTGGATGAACAAATCTCTTGTATGGTCAGAGCACAAATTCGAAGCAAAGTTCAAGAAGTGGAAGGCGGTATTATGAGCTTGTTGAGGAGCTGCTTGGAGTCAGAAGCTGGTTCCTCAAAAAGTATGATATCAGGCTATATTGACCATCATCAGAGTCTTTCATCAGAAGATAAGGGATGGGGCTGTGGATGGAGAAATATTCAGATGCTGAGCTCTCATCTATTGAAGCAAAGACAAGAAGCTAGAGAAGTATTATTTGGTGGTTCTGGATTTGTTCCTGACATCCCTTCACTCCAGAGGTGGCTTGAGATTGCTTGGGATAAAAAATTTGATACGATTGGCTCCAGCCACTTTCACAACAAAGTTTATGGTGCCAAGAAGTGGATAGGGACTACAGAATGTGCTACCCTCTTCCGCTCTTTTGGCCTCCGTGCAAAGATTGTAGATTTTGATAGCACAGAATCATCCGACCTCCAAAGTAAGAACAGTAGCCATGCAGCAAGTCAAGTACGAGGACTTATGGATAAGTTCTTAATAAAGAGTAATTCCCCTAAATCATCGTCTGAATTTTGTCAAGAGGATGCTGAAAGTATGAGAGGCCAACACGCCCTTGTTGACTGGGTTTGGAACTATTTTGCATGTGAGCGCTCTGATAGATTAACCACACAGCGTGCCACTGTCAGCAATAAAAC ACCACTCTATTTTCAACATCAAGGTCATTCAAGGACAATTGTTGGGATTCAAAAGGAAATGGTTCACCGTGGATCTCAAGAACAATACACCCTTTTGATTTTAGATCCTGGTCAT AGAACTGCAGATCTAGAAAGGTCCCTAAGAAGCAAAAATGGATGGCAGCGTCTGGTGAAGAGAGGTGTCCACACGCTCAGGAAGCCACAGTATCAG TTATGTTATGTGGATCCTGGAATTGCTAGTTCAGAAGAGATGGAGCAACTGAAGACTATTGATAGTATGCTTGTCAGGTTTTAG
- the LOC100192023 gene encoding zinc finger-containing ubiquitin peptidase 1 isoform X2, which yields MDMISSCPICNIQVLTVELEWHANSHFDDDQLQRDIELAHQIAVAESSTDTMNDPKHYSGSFTSDSNTIGASSSHSGYSHHYSELLDEQISCMVRAQIRSKVQEVEGGIMSLLRSCLESEAGSSKSMISGYIDHHQSLSSEDKGWGCGWRNIQMLSSHLLKQRQEAREVLFGGSGFVPDIPSLQRWLEIAWDKKFDTIGSSHFHNKVYGAKKWIGTTECATLFRSFGLRAKIVDFDSTESSDLQSKNSSHAASQVRGLMDKFLIKSNSPKSSSEFCQEDAESMRGQHALVDWVWNYFACERSDRLTTQRATVSNKTPLYFQHQGHSRTIVGIQKEMVHRGSQEQYTLLILDPGHRTADLERSLRSKNGWQRLVKRGVHTLRKPQYQFRRDGATEDY from the exons ATGGACATGATATCATCCTGTCCCATCTGCAATATACAAGTTCTTACGGTTGAGCTGGAATG GCATGCCAATAGCCACTTTGATGACGATCAACTCCAAAGGGACATCGAATTAGCACATCAGATAGCAGTTGCTGAATCAAGTACAGATACCATG AATGACCCAAAACATTATAGTGGATCATTCACTAGTGACTCTAATACTATAGGGGCCTCATCGAGTCATAGTGGATACTCACACCATTACAGTGAGCTATTGGATGAACAAATCTCTTGTATGGTCAGAGCACAAATTCGAAGCAAAGTTCAAGAAGTGGAAGGCGGTATTATGAGCTTGTTGAGGAGCTGCTTGGAGTCAGAAGCTGGTTCCTCAAAAAGTATGATATCAGGCTATATTGACCATCATCAGAGTCTTTCATCAGAAGATAAGGGATGGGGCTGTGGATGGAGAAATATTCAGATGCTGAGCTCTCATCTATTGAAGCAAAGACAAGAAGCTAGAGAAGTATTATTTGGTGGTTCTGGATTTGTTCCTGACATCCCTTCACTCCAGAGGTGGCTTGAGATTGCTTGGGATAAAAAATTTGATACGATTGGCTCCAGCCACTTTCACAACAAAGTTTATGGTGCCAAGAAGTGGATAGGGACTACAGAATGTGCTACCCTCTTCCGCTCTTTTGGCCTCCGTGCAAAGATTGTAGATTTTGATAGCACAGAATCATCCGACCTCCAAAGTAAGAACAGTAGCCATGCAGCAAGTCAAGTACGAGGACTTATGGATAAGTTCTTAATAAAGAGTAATTCCCCTAAATCATCGTCTGAATTTTGTCAAGAGGATGCTGAAAGTATGAGAGGCCAACACGCCCTTGTTGACTGGGTTTGGAACTATTTTGCATGTGAGCGCTCTGATAGATTAACCACACAGCGTGCCACTGTCAGCAATAAAAC ACCACTCTATTTTCAACATCAAGGTCATTCAAGGACAATTGTTGGGATTCAAAAGGAAATGGTTCACCGTGGATCTCAAGAACAATACACCCTTTTGATTTTAGATCCTGGTCAT AGAACTGCAGATCTAGAAAGGTCCCTAAGAAGCAAAAATGGATGGCAGCGTCTGGTGAAGAGAGGTGTCCACACGCTCAGGAAGCCACAGTATCAG TTCAGAAGAGATGGAGCAACTGAAGACTATTGA